In one window of Lewinella sp. 4G2 DNA:
- a CDS encoding macro domain-containing protein: protein MNIRYIEGNLFNSDCQTIVNTVNCVGAMGKGIALVFRLRFPKMYERYRVKCQLNEINIGKLWLYRDDAKWVLNFPTKNHWRYDSKISFLEEGLQEFLNTYHQNGITSVAFPLLGSHNGGLDPESVESIMVEYLSQCEIPIEIYRYNSNVTDGMFEKLKDAFERLPYSAIKEATALRRDKYQLLASLVSDSEIKSMISLVNYKGLGLGTLQKCFNLISEQNDEGQLSLFTK, encoded by the coding sequence GAATACAGTTAACTGTGTAGGTGCTATGGGTAAAGGTATTGCGCTAGTTTTTCGATTGCGGTTCCCAAAAATGTATGAAAGATATAGGGTGAAATGTCAACTGAATGAAATTAATATTGGAAAATTATGGCTCTACAGAGATGACGCAAAGTGGGTGTTAAATTTTCCCACAAAGAATCATTGGAGGTACGATAGTAAAATTTCATTTTTGGAAGAAGGGCTCCAAGAATTTTTGAACACTTATCATCAAAATGGAATTACATCAGTAGCATTTCCTTTACTGGGGTCCCATAATGGAGGTCTCGATCCTGAAAGCGTTGAGAGCATAATGGTAGAGTACCTGTCTCAATGTGAAATACCGATAGAAATATATAGGTATAACTCAAATGTGACTGATGGGATGTTTGAAAAACTTAAAGATGCATTTGAGCGATTACCTTATAGTGCTATAAAAGAAGCAACTGCCCTAAGAAGAGATAAGTATCAATTATTAGCATCACTTGTAAGTGATTCAGAAATTAAATCTATGATTTCATTAGTCAATTATAAAGGCTTAGGCTTAGGGACATTGCAAAAGTGCTTCAATTTAATTTCGGAGCAAAACGATGAAGGGCAACTTTCATTATTTACAAAGTGA